In the genome of Penaeus vannamei isolate JL-2024 chromosome 26, ASM4276789v1, whole genome shotgun sequence, one region contains:
- the Lrrk gene encoding leucine-rich repeat serine/threonine-protein kinase 1 isoform X11: MWPFHQSRAPVVPTYDVIIRHIHDPYARELARQELHSALRESCSRGDVSRAKAILRDLGAEAEIIINSAPNGSNTLLFKACEEGQREMVRLLLDHGADGRIHPVTKYSPLYIACYYGRRDIAEMLLKKFPTLVNVSTVERWLPLHACIINGHTSVLELLLKFPYPEEALRKYWDKTGQYEYEMAFDINMKDVTGQSALYLACYVGNQKLVDLLLKHRIQATKVKTKEEIEKERQQKEMDSSSNDSKSSSRENTKTSIDSTSDLAEKSDDVASPTKHRISGGIQALMSKLNLVKTDANQKDNMISPLDIDMYCNSNTETALHIAVKNKHHSIVSMLLAAGANPNLRVYLPDDEMARLAEDEYIFTDCFRNKNFHSNFDYVYKEIRLYQAIWGNKIPSGSTALVEACRNRDLGMLDLLLKSHARDDECKALFIAAHAKDEIIVSKLLALKAHPDPEFKVNKRALEIKPSQQFSSLSVSNAGGVYSSLAPSTPVMINWHGQRCLSYLKDQWLVDASVNLNPKLRLSPRNQVIALYAITRLDISNNALTELPDMIFQLPSLKTLNAAQNKIEKLPPNIGHFIDGTVTLPRKGSKKELVIGPLSVLEEVHLQDNRLDSLPDGIFTLPTLQLLDVSNNKLSSLPYKIWTAPKLRELNASLNLLHDLPVRPEGQGHDSGMSSDAVSEVSDEDSLSSASELQLSLMDDSTDESPARRKTPDHRGVLSLGKHGNVITCCRRRDLKHHSLWSNTVEIQESLVGVRETEEETMSNLQSLNLSHNSFTSVPSGLACLALSLNRLNLSYNRLSEMGAATCYPVGLKQLDLSHNRIRAWPTVSRSESLESLESTLPSCYALAEVSRSAKFACQVQTSKLHPFSFLPPHNYIGRKYSQNLNVNRVRGGTSSPLGVSPTPGLCIHRRHIRLESLRTLILADNSLTRLNLYLDDNEFSVVSEVDENEASPVRSSAPRKSWLLFPNLSMLDVSNNLLRELPTTLHELTNLSVLNISGNTDITELPPEMGLLSRLWNLNTRACSLQEPLKSMIDSKKYKTMDVIGYLKSILEDARPYARMKLMIVGVQGIGKTSLLEQLRQEGTGSYRKKPVEHWAKRMGNKNINTRTSRGTSMSTVGVDIGDWIFEKKVRGHSNYGPVVFRTWDFGGQKEYYATHQYFLSKRSLYLVVWKISDGERGVAEILQWLVNIQARAPNSPVLIVGTHYDLVKEKFPPSWSEDLQQMIRDRFINVIDADKLGLPRVLDTIEVSCKTRHNIKLLCNLIYDTVFSLKTPGSKERLLEQRIPASYLALEDVVGVLALERRVQGRDPVLPADKYQALVTQEMSARGHRPFRDSAELNQATTFLHENGVMLHYEDATLKDLYFLDPQWLCDMLAHVVTIREINPFARNGIMKLDDLKHVFKSSTCAPMDAKSYIVNLLNKFEVALTWDNRTLLIPSLLPSEEQLRSGLPGMDVRVKIPVRSRGWAVRSKKFSSSTGSTIVGNSAFYMTNADVRKPARPLSYHGLTTEAIGSPKKESEEVGLTPSADPPAVQVTHRSAPHAAIRRLLLMSYFPSGFWSRLITRILADDAVVDIIRNYFVMPREVLNDRDLSSVLGGQAEWVCWQTGMELHYAHTTLFRMREVLPLHMHCQPSHGPHTPTHGASHTSQLTYDYKSMRFLVRQEGVWSDVEVNNSAVLEIILPNEAVVIKRPLQENDATSTAADILACGIQSVVLDPAPECVAKLLSLAVDHIDTLLEDWYPTLGTRFVHTSEGKFLVTRLVPCPVCLECHGQHEGPGNHPQARHLPDNWGSFVEMNPLYCSMTASQISQDLNVSHTSLERSLLTNSLMGSLAPSQQGHPLVGVPSPQPGGRSSTSSTAAGVGGGGTVGGGVSPGGAAIGGNMSPQLPRRSWGSRESYTSDGDSGVGAESTTSRYFVMNCKCRSQHLYIFNCRKPSAEGRPDLDNSGNNEGETSGGQEVTPVVYSFMVEECILAAYTARSVPCPLHADLLLAQIAPDTVFLDLGDRYLVRPELIKQGKLLGRGGFGFVFQGACRNRASGAPMDVALKMLQPVDPGTSARQSAIVAYKAAQSKWERDPLQYACKAYCSARQEVNILLSLRHPHIVPLVGVCPRPLALVLELAPQGALDQCLKHYQRSGARLSLHTLQAVVLQVAKALEYLHGQHIIYRDLKSENVLVWELPPPFHHQPQPKVDVRLADYGISRSSLPTGTKGFGGTEGFMAPEMMRHNGEEEYTEKVDCFSFGMFMYELLTTHQPYEHCDNVKEHVLEGGRPALTHRETEYPVYVLDLMVMCWSQQPRLRPSASQIVSIASAPEFTHLLDVASLDHSLNIMDAIRVPPVLVKDEDGELVVRDQGSIWVSRTSPQLDMVGAGEWGWGAYTSIEGLPDTITAMCCVGEYVWLGDSAGNIHGYSTRDYGRVFSYCLEPDAPQSSPVRSLCSLHALGRVAVALCNGRLFLCSSDVTPTSPVLGEGSFVMTELAGSTQEIHCLAVAQTPTTWSLWCGGSEGTMSIFSLRDDGLVVSQDSVSHFTTSTPPPSGDACDVLILHAPQTISAVSRHLRNSIWSYVYPGCVVYHWDVKEKKLVNRLDCSKLVPCSESLQSISIEEHLSPSQCQVSAVAVCGGEVYVGTTWGCVVVAEAESMRPITVFRPYEDEVRAIVPLPPTSVIVEPELGSGDVSDSSEGDIERLMNPVPLLATIGKGYRNLLGRYAPIPRSAQPEPGAQRAMYCLLWRAHHWLNT; encoded by the exons aCGCGAGAGAGCTTGCCCGCCAGGAACTCCACTCCGCCCTCCGCGAGTCCTGCAGCCGCGGCGATGTGTCCCGGGCGAAGGCTATCCTGCGGGACCTCGGCGCCGAGGCTGAGATCATCATCAACTCGGCGCCCAACGGATCCAACACGCTGCTCTTCAA AGCATGCGAGGAGGGGCAGCGAGAGATGGTGCGACTGTTGCTTGACCATGGTGCAGACGGAAGGATCCATCCAGTCACCAAATACTCGCCTTTGTACATTGCGTGCTACTATGGCCGCAGGGACATCGCTGAAATGCTGCTTAAG AAATTTCCAACTTTAGTCAATGTGTCAACTGTAGAGCGATGGTTACCCTTGCATGCTTGCATCATCAACGGCCACACTTCCGTTCTGGAACTGTTGCTCAAGTTTCCATATCCAGAGGAAGCTTTGAGAAAGTATTG GGACAAAACTGGGCAGTATGAGTATGAGATGGCATTTGACATCAATATGAAAGATGTCACTGGACAAAGTGCTTTGTACTTAGCTTGTTATGTTGGCAACCAAAAACTTGTGGACCTTCTTTTGAAGCACAGAATACAAGCAACCAAAGTTAAG ACCAAAGAAGAAATCGAGAAGGAGAGACAGCAGAAAGAAATGGACTCAAGCAGCAACGACTCCAAGTCCAGCAGTAGAGAGAACACAAAGACGAGCATTGACTCCACCTCGGACTTAGCAGAGAAGAGCGATGATGTTGCCAGCCCAACCAAGCACCGCATTTCGGGAGGGATTCAGGCCCTGATGTCGAAACTGAATCTCGTGAAAACAGATGCCAATCAAAAGGATAACATGATATCACCGCTTGATATCGATATGTATTGTAATAGCAACACAG AGACGGCTCTTCACATAGCTGTGAAGAACAAGCATCACAGTATTGTGTCAATGCTGTTAGCAGCTGGAGCCAACCCCAACCTGCGAGTGTATCTGCCAGATGACGAAATGGCTAGATTAGCCGAGGACGAATATATATTCACAG ACTGCTTTAGAAACAAAAACTTTCATTCAAACTTTGACTATGTATACAAAGAAATTAGGCTCTACCAAGCTATATGGGGCAACAAAATTCCATCAGGCTCCACAGCGCTGGTCGAGGCTTGCCGGAACAGGGACTTGGGCATGTTGGATCTCCTTCTGAAAAGCCATGCCAGGGACGACGAGTGCAAGGCCCTCTTCATTGCGGCACACGCCAAAGATGAAATCATTGTGTCCAAGCTTCTGGCGCTCAAG GCACACCCAGACCCAGAGTTCAAGGTGAACAAAAGAGCTCTAGAAATTAAACCGAGCCAACAATTCAGTTCCTTGAGTGTCAGCAATGCCGGGGGTGTTTATTCTTCACTAGCCCCCTCCACGCCAGTCATGATTAACTGGCACGGACAGAGGTGTCTGTCTTACCTGAAG GACCAATGGCTAGTCGATGCCTCAGTAAACCTGAACCCAAAGCTGAGGTTGAGTCCACGCAACCAAGTGATTGCCCTGTATGCCATCACGCGCTTAGACATCTCAAACAATGCTCTCACGGAGTTGCCTGATATGATCTTCCAACTTCCTAGTCTGAAG ACTTTGAATGCAGCCCAGAACAAGATTGAGAAACTCCCCCCAAACATAGGACATTTTATTGACGGCACTGTTACTCTCCCGCGTAAAGGTTCCAAAAAAGAGCTTGTGATTGGTCCTTTGTCTGTGTTAGAGGAGGTTCATTTACAg GACAACAGATTAGACTCTTTACCAGATGGAATCTTTACGCTCCCTACACTCCAGCTTCTTGACGTATCCAACAACAAGTTATCCTCATTACCTTACAAGATCTGGACGGCCCCTAAGCTGAGAGAGCTCAACGCTTCCCTCAACCTCCTACACGACCTCCCTGTGCGGCCTGAGGGACAAGGTCATGACTCTG GCATGAGTTCTGATGCTGTAAGTGAGGTGAGTGATGAGGACAGCCTCTCGTCAGCCAGTGAACTACAGCTGAGTCTCATGGACGATTCCACAGATGAGTCTCCAGCACGAAGGAAGACACCAGACCACAG AGGGGTTCTCTCTCTGGGCAAGCATGGCAATGTCATCACCTGCTGCCGACGTCGAGACCTGAAACACCACAGCCTCTGGTCCAATACAGTGGAGATCCAGGAGTCTCTTGTTGGtgtcagagagacagaagaggagactATGTCCAACCTCCAGTCTCTCAACCTTTCTCACAACTCTTTTACGTCCGTTCCCAGTGGCCTGGCCTGCCTGGCTCTTTCTCTCAACCGTCTCAACCTTAGTTATAACAG ATTAAGTGAGATGGGCGCAGCCACTTGCTATCCTGTTGGGTTAAAGCAGTTGGATCTCTCTCACAACCGTATCCGAGCCTGGCCTACAGTTTCTCGTAGTGAGTCGCTGGAAAGCCTCGAGTCAACCTTGCCATCATGTTATGCCCTTGCTGAAGTATCCAGGAGTGCTAAATTTGCATGCCAAG tacAAACTAGTaaactccaccccttctccttcctcccgcctcacAATTACATAGGTCGAAAGTACAGCCAGAACCTGAACGTAAACCGCGTGAGGGGGGGCACCAGCTCCCCCTTGGGCGTCTCCCCCACCCCTGGGCTCTGTATCCACCGCCGTCACATTCGGCTTGAGTCTCTAAGGACACTCATTCTGGCCGACAACTCTCTCACACGCCTCAACCTCTACCTGGACGACAACGAGTTCTCTGTTGTTTCAGAAGTTGATGAAAACGAA GCCAGTCCCGTCCGAAGCAGTGCACCAAGGAAGTCCTGGTTGCTGTTTCCTAACCTGTCAATGTTGGATGTCAGCAACAACCTCCTCAGAGAGTTGCCAACAACACTACATGAGCTTACAAACTTGTct GTTCTCAACATATCAGGCAACACTGACATCACAGAGCTGCCCCCAGAGATGGGACTCCTCTCTAGGCTGTGGAACCTCAACACACGAGCATGCTCTCTGCAGGAGCCCTTGAAGTCCATGATTGATAGCAAGAAATACAAGACGATGGATGTGATTGGATATTTGAAG AGTATACTTGAGGATGCAAGACCATATGCCCGCATGAAGCTGATGATCGTAGGCGTGCAAGGCATTGGCAAGACATCCCTCCTAGAACAGCTCAGGCAAGAGGGTACTGGATCATACAGGAAGAAGCCAGTGgag CACTGGGCAAAGCGAATgggaaacaaaaacatcaatacccGCACCTCCAGAGGGACAAGCATGTCAACCGTTGGTGTTGATATTGGTGACTGGATATTTGAGAAGAAAGTCCGCGGTCATAGTAACTATGGCCCTGTGGTGTTCAG gACATGGGACTTTGGTGGGCAGAAAGAATACTACGCCACCCACCAGTACTTCCTTTCAAAGCGGTCCCTCTACCTGGTTGTGTGGAAGATCAGTGATGGTGAGCGAGGGGTGGCTGAGATCCTGCAGTGGCTGGTCAACATTCAG GCACGAGCTCCAAACTCTCCAGTGCTTATTGTGGGGACGCACTACGATCTAGTGAAGGAAAAGTTCCCTCCATCATGGAGTGAGGACCTCCAGCAAATGATTAGGGACAGATTCATCAATGTCATTGATGCAGATAAGCTTGGTCTCCCTCGAGTGTTGGACACCATTGAG GTGAGCTGCAAGACTCGACACAACATCAAGCTACTCTGTAACTTGATATATGATACAGTGTTCTCCCTGAAAACTCCAG GGAGCAAAGAACGCCTCCTGGAGCAGCGCATCCCAGCCTCCTATCTAGCTCTGGAGGATGTGGTTGGAGTCTTGGCCCTAGAGAGACGAGTCCAGGGCAGAGACCCAGTGTTGCCTGCAGACAAGTACCAGGCACTCGTGACTCAAGAGATGTCAGCCAGGGGTCATAGGCCTTTCAGGGACTCAGCAGAGTTGAATCAGGCCACAACATTCCTGCATGAGAATG GTGTCATGTTACATTATGAAGATGCAACACTGAAAGATCTGTACTTCCTAGATCCACAATGGCTGTGTGACATGCTAGCCCACGTCGTAACTATCAGAGAAATTAATCCTTTTGCTCGGAACG GCATAATGAAGTTAGATGACCTGAAACACGTATTCAAATCATCCACCTGCGCCCCCATGGATGCCAAGTCGTACATAGTGAACCTCCTGAACAAGTTTGAGGTTGCACTCACATGGGACAACAGGACACTGCTCATCCCGTCCCTGTTGCCATCAGAGGAGCAATTACGTAGTGGGCTCCCGGGCATGGATGTCAGGGTAAAG ATTCCAGTACGCTCAAGAGGCTGGGCTGTTCGCAGCAAAAAGTTCTCCAGCTCAACAGGCTCCACCATTGTTGGGAATTCAGCATTCTATATGACAAATGCAGATGTGAGAAAGCCAGCCAGGCCTCTCTCTTACCACGGTCTCACCACAGAAGCGATAG GGAGCCCCAAGAAGGAGTCGGAGGAAGTGGGCCTAACCCCATCAGCAGACCCCCCAGCAGTGCAAGTGACACACCGCTCAGCCCCTCATGCAGCCATCCGGAGGCTGCTGCTCATGTCCTACTTTCCATCTGGCTTTTGGTCTCGACTCATCACCCGTATTTTGGCAGACGATGCTGTCGTTGACATCATTAGGAATTACTTTGTCATGCCCAGAGAG GTGCTAAATGACCGTGATTTATCATCGGTGTTGGGAGGGCAGGCAGAGTGGGTGTGCTGGCAAACAGGCATGGAGCTCCACTATGCCCACACCACACTCTTCCGCATGAGGGAAGTTCTGCCCTTGCACATGCACTGTCAACCTTCACATGGGCCCCATACGCCCACGCATGGAGCCAGCCATACCAGTCAGCTCACGTATGACTACAAGAGCATGCGTTTCCTTGTCAGACAGGAAGGCGTGTGGTCTGATGTtgag GTAAACAACTCAGCAGTCCTAGAAATCATCCTTCCCAATGAGGCTGTGGTGATTAAACGGCCCTTGCAGGAAAATGATGCCACAAGCACGGCTGCGGACATTCTAGCCTGTGGCATTCAGTCGGTGGTCCTTGATCCAGCTCCTGAGTGTGTGGCAAAGCTCCTCTCACTTGCAGTGGACCACATTGACACTCTCTTAGAAGATTG GTACCCAACTTTAGGCACGAGGTTTGTGCATACAAGCGAGGGCAAGTTCTTGGTGACACGCCTGGTTCCATGCCCTGTGTGCCTGGAATGCCATGGGCAGCACGAGGGCCCTGGAAACCACCCTCAGGCACGGCACCTGCCTGATAACTGGGGTTCATTTGTGGAGATGAACCCTCTCTACTGCTCTATGACAGCCTCACAGATATCGCAG GACCTCAATGTCTCCCACACATCACTGGAGCGCTCTCTTCTCACTAATAGTTTAATGGGAAGTCTGGCTCCGTCGCAACAG GGTCACCCACTTGTAGGCGTCCCATCCCCACAGCCAGGTGGAAGATCATCCACATCCTCCACTGCTgcaggtgtaggaggaggaggcactgtgggagggggagtgtcACCAGGTGGAGCAGCTATCGGGGGGAACATGTCACCTCAGCTTCCTAGACGCAGCTGGGGATCTCGGGAGTCATACACGTCTGACGGAGATAGCGGTGTTGGAGCTGAATCTACTACCTCAAG ATATTTTGTCATGAACTGCAAGTGTCGTAGTcagcatttatatatttttaattg TCGCAAGCCATCAGCCGAAGGGAGACCAGACCTCGACAACAGTGGAAACAACGAAGGAGAGACATCAGGTGGCCAAGAGGTGACACCAGTCGTCTATTCCTTCATGGTGGAGGAATGCATTCTAGCTGCTTACACTGCTCGCTCCGTGCCGTGTCCTCTCCATGCGGATCTTCTCTTGGCTCAGATTGCGCCCGACACA GTTTTCCTAGACTTAGGTGACAGGTACCTTGTTCGTCCAGAGCTGATCAAACAGGGCAAACTACTAGGCCGCGGAGGCTTTGGCTTCGTCTTCCAAGGGGCATGTCGCAACAGAGCTAGTGGGGCTCCCATGGATGTGGCCCTTAAGATGCTGCAGCCTGTTGATCCTGGAACCAGTGCCAGACAGAGTGCCATTGTTGCTTATAAG GCTGCTCAGAGCAAGTGGGAACGAGACCCCCTGCAGTACGCATGCAAGGCTTATTGCTCAGCAAGACAAGAGGTgaacattctcctctctctccgccatcCTCACATTGTTCCCTTGGTGGGCGTATGTCCGCGTCCCCTGGCCCTTGTCCTAGAGTTGGCACCCCAAGGAGCTCTTGACCAGTGTCTTAAGCATTACCAGAGATCGGGAGCCAGACTTTCCCTCCATACATTGCAAGCTGTTGTGTTACAG GTTGCCAAAGCCCTGGAGTACCTGCACGGCCAACACATCATCTATCGAGATCTAAAGAGTGAAAATGTTCTCGTGTGGGaacttcctccacctttccatcACCAGCCTCAGCCCAAAGTAGATGTCCGACTTGCTGACTATG GTATTAGTAGATCGAGTCTGCCTACTGGAACGAAGGGCTTTGGGGGCACAGAAGGATTCATGGCACCAGAGATGATGAGACACAACGGAGAAGAAGAATACACAGAAAAA GTTGATTGCTTCTCTTTCGGCATGTTCATGTACGAGCTTTTGACAACACACCAACCATATGAACATTGTGACAATGTGAAGGAGCACGTGTTGGAGGGAGGGCGGCCAGCTCTCACGCACAGG GAGACAGAATACCCCGTGTATGTGCTTGACCTGATGGTGATGTGCTGGTCACAGCAGCCGAGGCTACGACCCTCTGCATCCCAGATCGTGTCCATCGCCTCGGCACCAGAGTTTACCCACCTCCTGGACGTGGCCTCGCTTGATCACTCCCTTAATATCATGGATGCAATAAGGGTGCCACCTGTGTTGGTGAAGGATGAAG ATGGAGAATTAGTTGTGCGTGATCAAGGCAGCATCTGGGTGAGCCGTACTTCACCGCAACTGGACATGGTGGGTGCAGGTGAATGGGGTTGGGGTGCTTACACCAGCATAGAGGGGCTTCCCGACACCATAACTGCAATGTGCTGTGTTGGGGAATACGTTTGGCTAGGAGACAGTGCTGGAAATATCCATGGCTATAG CACCCGTGACTATGGGAGAGTCTTTAGCTATTGCCTCGAGCCCGATGCACCCCAGTCATCTCCTGTTCGCTCACTCTGCAGCTTGCATGCACTAGGAAGAGTTGCAGTTGCTCTTTGCAATGGACGTCTTTTCCTGTGCAGTTCAGACGTTACACCAACATCCCCTGTGCTTGGTGAAGGAAGCTTTGTTATGACTGAGTTAGCTGGATCCACACAGGAGATTCACTGTTTGGCAGTGGCCCAGACTCCTACTACATG GTCTTTATGGTGTGGAGGCAGCGAGGGGACAATGAGCATCTTTTCCCTGCGTGATGATGGCTTGGTGGTGAGCCAGGACTCTGTCTCACACTTCaccacctccacaccccctccctcaggAGATGCCTGTGATGTCCTGATCCTCCATGCACCACAGACGATCTCAGCTGTTTCTAGACACTTAAGGAATTCTATATGGTCTTATGTTTATCCAG GCTGTGTTGTATATCACTGGGATGTAAAGGAGAAGAAATTAGTTAACAGATTGGACTGTTCTAAGTTAGTTCCTTGTTCTGAAAGTCTGCAGTCCATCAGCATTGAAGAGCACCTTTCCCCTTCACAATGTCAG GTCTCAGCTGTAGCAGTGTGTGGAGGTGAGGTGTATGTGGGGACGACCTGGGGCTGTGTTGTGGTGGCTGAGGCAGAGTCCATGCGGCCCATCACAGTCTTCCGGCCCTACGAGGATGAGGTGCGAGCCATTGTCCCACTGCCACCAACATCGGTCATTGTTGAGCCAGAGTTGGGATCTGGAGATGTATCAGATAGCAGTGAAGGGGACATTGAGAGGCTGATGAACCCGGTACCACTGCTGGCTACTATTGGGAAGGGCTACCGCAATCTGCTGGGCCGGTACGCACCCATTCCCAGATCAGCACAACCCGAGCCGGGTGCCCAGAGAGCCATGTACTGCTTGCTATGGCGAGCACACCACTGGCTCAACACATGA